A single genomic interval of Alistipes provencensis harbors:
- a CDS encoding alpha/beta hydrolase, translating to MKTCFTTLCALLLAVAVSQAAEPLRIKLFPEGTPTKTGLEELSESINEKGYYVGVSDPELLVYLPDPARATGQAMLVVPGGSYEKVCITHEGYKTAEWLNEHGIAAMILKYRMPNGHPGIPLEDGEQAMRVIRRNAVQWGIDPRSVGIIGFSAGGHFASTLITEYTSAETRPDFAVLVYPVISMKYSSVRTRENLLGARSGEEALRKRHSTFGQVHEEMPEVMLLLCNDDKGVVPDNSIAFYRALNRRGVKAEMHIYPEGGHGFWMRERYAYGDETYPAVIRWIERHKTNN from the coding sequence ATGAAAACCTGTTTCACAACACTCTGCGCTCTATTGCTGGCCGTCGCCGTGTCGCAGGCGGCCGAGCCGCTGCGCATCAAGCTCTTCCCGGAGGGAACCCCGACGAAAACCGGGCTGGAGGAGCTGTCCGAAAGCATCAACGAGAAGGGGTACTACGTCGGCGTAAGCGATCCCGAATTGTTGGTCTATCTTCCCGATCCGGCCCGCGCCACGGGACAGGCCATGCTGGTCGTGCCGGGCGGAAGTTACGAAAAAGTCTGCATCACGCACGAGGGTTACAAGACCGCCGAGTGGCTCAACGAGCACGGCATCGCGGCGATGATCCTCAAATACCGGATGCCGAACGGCCATCCCGGGATTCCGCTGGAGGACGGCGAGCAGGCGATGCGCGTCATCCGCCGCAACGCCGTGCAATGGGGCATCGATCCCCGCAGCGTAGGGATTATCGGCTTCTCGGCGGGCGGCCACTTCGCCTCGACGCTCATCACGGAATACACAAGCGCGGAGACACGTCCCGATTTCGCCGTACTCGTTTACCCGGTCATCTCGATGAAATACTCCAGCGTCCGGACCCGGGAGAACCTCCTCGGGGCCCGCAGCGGGGAGGAGGCATTGCGCAAGCGCCATTCGACCTTCGGACAGGTCCACGAAGAGATGCCCGAGGTGATGCTCCTGCTGTGCAACGACGACAAAGGGGTGGTCCCGGACAACTCCATCGCCTTCTACCGGGCCCTCAACCGCCGCGGGGTGAAGGCCGAAATGCACATCTATCCCGAGGGAGGCCACGGTTTCTGGATGCGCGAGCGCTACGCCTACGGCGACGAGACCT